Proteins found in one Microtus pennsylvanicus isolate mMicPen1 chromosome 14, mMicPen1.hap1, whole genome shotgun sequence genomic segment:
- the Rtn1 gene encoding reticulon-1 isoform X2, translating to MQATADSTKMDCVWSNWKSQAIDLLYWRDIKQTGIVFGSFLLLLFSLTQFSVVSVVAYLALAALSATISFRIYKSVLQAVQKTDEGHPFKAYLELEITLSQEQIQKYTDCLQLYVNSTLKELRRLFLVQDLVDSLKFAVLMWLLTYVGALFNGLTLLLMAVVSMFTLPVVYVKHQAQIDQYLGLVRTHINTVVAKIQAKIPGAKRHTE from the exons ATGCAGGCCACTGCCGATTCCACCAAGATGGACTGTGTGTGGAGCAACTGGAAAAGTCAGG CTATTGACCTTCTGTACTGGCGGGACATCAAGCAGACGGGCATCGTGTTCGGGAgcttcctgctgctgctcttcTCCCTGACCCAGTTCAGCGTTGTGAGCGTCGTCGCCTACCTGGCCCTGGCTGCCCTCTCAGCCACCATCAGCTTCCGCATCTACAAGTCTGTTCTACAAGCTGTGCAGAAAACAGATGAGGGTCACCCTTTCAA GGCCTACCTGGAGCTGGAGATCACCCTGTCCCAGGAGCAGATCCAGAAGTACACGGACTGCCTGCAGCTGTATGTGAACAGCACGCTCAAGGAGTTACGGAGGCTTTTCCTCGTCCAGGACCTGGTGGATTCCTTAAAA TTTGCAGTCCTCATGTGGCTCCTGACCTACGTTGGCGCGCTCTTCAATGGCCTGACCCTGCTGCTTATGG CTGTGGTTTCGATGTTTACTCTACCCGTGGTGTATGTTAAGCACCAG GCACAGATTGACCAATATCTGGGACTTGTGAGGACTCACATAAACACCGTCGTGGCAAA GATCCAGGCTAAAATCCCTGGCGCCAAGAGGCACACCGAGTAG